In Bactrocera oleae isolate idBacOlea1 chromosome 5, idBacOlea1, whole genome shotgun sequence, a genomic segment contains:
- the LOC106618557 gene encoding RB-associated KRAB zinc finger protein, whose protein sequence is MFQEEEVVNSCRVCRSPNQDGDYECLYVVQVIEESGVMQSHAWQLTNTGKLYEEMLGVEIEASTMEIYPQYLCNSCDLQMRLFRKLTMKARRTLEELAKIYTATDKSNAYVEGKGENVTHVESETRNSDILKEESVECDMSAIGNENGVIESLLADASTNITEQEQFVFEDCQAVTYTPTTMEEVNYLQEYAPAVTLPTKVNTNECLNELLAEATDSADVQYYEEEQAEHVTDAQLAIEHADIKTTSDDKVVEFAPLFEENSVEERNDLKQEPVEFFDVHYLEDTNSSLPINALERPKVSGACNGGNIRRAYECQACGLEFLRRTDFLQHRKTVHHNKFPCPYCTKLLHTNDALRVHLRLHSGEPAFKCDICERTFNQKVHYRYHMDRHNNVRNFKCTECQKGFLSKHDLTVHMRSHTGERPFECEICGKDFLILQHLKMHRYSHTAKSFECHECKQKFISPSTLRIHLHTIHTAERRFQCEFCVKRFRRKHHLIAHYKVHQKSEASANDYDDLVEEGDEYMEESDYHMVNEQHLAMQQGVSEFLEINEEEHMDSILVVDDVHGNEQTLYGADYEIGVTEENANLTF, encoded by the exons aTGTTTCAAGAGGAGGAGGTGGTAAACAGCTGTCGAGTTTGTCGTAGTCCTAACCAGGATGGTGACTATGAGTGCCTATACGTTGTGCAAGTAATAGAAGAAAGTGGTGTGATGCAGTCACACGCATGGCAGCTTACTAATACGGGCAAGCTGTATGAAGAAATGCTCGGTGTTGAG ATTGAAGCATCAACCATGGAAATATACCCGCAGTATCTGTGTAATAGTTGTGATTTGCAAATGCGACTCTTTCGTAAATTGACCATGAAGGCGCGACGTACACTGGAAGAGTTGGCGAAAATTTACACCGCCACCGATAAAAGTAATGCGTATGTAGAAGGAAAAGGTGAAAATGTAACACATGTCGAATCGGAAACGAGAAACTCAGATATTTTAAAGGAAGAATCTGTAGAATGTGATATGTCTGCCATAGGTAATGAAAATGGTGTAATCGAGTCCCTGCTAGCGGATGCAAGTACAAATATAACTGAGCAAGAACAATTTGTTTTTGAGGACTGTCAAGCGGTTACTTACACGCCAACTACCATGGAAGAAGTTAATTACTTACAAGAATATGCGCCTGCAGTGACGCTGCCAACGAAAGTGAACACAAATGAGTGTTTAAATGAACTATTAGCAGAAGCGACTGACAGTGCTGATGTGCAGTATTACGAAGAGGAGCAAGCTGAGCATGTTACGGACGCGCAATTAGCTATCGAACATGCTGATATTAAAACAACAAGTGACGATAAAGTGGTCGAATTTGCGCCATTATTTGAAGAGAACTCTGTCGAAGAGCGCAATGATTTGAAGCAAGAACCAGTGGAATTTTTCGATGTGCATTATTTGGAAGACACCAATAGTAGTCTACCGATTAATGCATTGGAGCGACCGAAAGTGTCAGGCGCGTGTAACGGAGGCAACATTCGCCGTGCATACGAATGTCAAGCTTGCGGTTTGGAATTCCTACGACGCACCGATTTTCTGCAACATCG TAAAACAGTGCACCACAACAAATTTCCATGTCCCTATTGCACAAAACTCTTACATACCAACGATGCCTTGCGTGTGCACTTGCGTTTGCACAGCGGTGAACCGGCTTTTAAATGTGATATCTGTGAGCGTACATTCAATCAAAAAGTGCATTACCGTTATCACATGGATCGACATAACAATGTGCGTAATTTCAAGTGTACGGAATGCCAAAAAGGATTTCTGTCCAAGCATGATTTAACGGTACATATGCGTTCGCACACCGGCGAACGACCGTTTGAATGCGAGATTTGCG GCAAGGACTTTCTCATACTGCAGCATTTGAAAATGCACCGTTATTCACATACAGCCAAATCCTTTGAGTGCCATGAGtgcaaacaaaaattcatatctccgTCGACGTTACGCATACACTTGCACACGATACACACAGCCGAACGTCGTTTTCAGTGTGAATTTTGCGTGAAACGATTTCGCCGAAAACATCATTTAATT GCGCACTACAAAGTGCATCAAAAATCCGAAGCCAGTGCCAACGATTACGACGATTTGGTGGAGGAGGGCGATGAGTATATGGAAGAGAGTGACTATCATATGGTAAATGAGCAACATTTGGCCATGCAGCAGGGTGTAAGCGAGTTCCTAGAAATCAACGAGGAAGAACACATGGATAGTATATTGGTAGTGGATGATGTTCACGGTAATGAACAAACCTTATATGGTGCTGATTACGAAATAGGCGTGACTGAGGAGAACGCCAATTTGActttttaa